The Streptomyces sp. NBC_01244 genome contains a region encoding:
- the helR gene encoding RNA polymerase recycling motor ATPase HelR, translating to MSALGSHGSVESAATTATSAFELPDHLSPKADPALIDGDERHFAAVSHCLEQTIAELSDRLEATRKAPGGVGREAMDRDTEIHRLTSRLRTLRRFGLDLCLGHIVPADGSAPVYIGRLGLTDSAGNRLLLDWRSPAAEPFFAATHAVPMGLASRRRYRWTRGRISDYWDEVFSADGLEGRAALDDQSAFIASLGGNRSERMRDVLATIQTDQDAIIRAGSRGALVVDGGPGTGKTVVALHRTAHLLYSDPRLGHRRGGVLFVGPSRPYLAYVSDVLPSLGEEGVQTCTLRDLVDEGAGAAVEADPRVALLKSSADLVKAVEAAVRIYEEPPTKGMTVSSHWSDLWLGADDWAAAFEAVEPGTPHNEARDQILEELLTILMDQDDSDVPPHLLRRSLLQDRDLITTLNRAWPMLDAGELVGDLWSVPAYLRKCAPWLGPDDVALLQRADAQAWTAADLPFLDAARQRLGDPEASVRKRRHEAAVAAERARRSEVIDRLLQDTEIDESQGAVGMLRGRDLQDALIDGDALPGAEPDLLAGPFAHIIVDEAQELTDAEWQMLLARCPSRSFTIVGDRAQARHGFTESWRERLERAGLDRITMASLSVNYRTPEEVMAEAEPAIRAALPDANVPTSVRSSGIPVTHGGAADLATILGDWLHSQDDGVACVISGSAVDDGAFPASSRIRVLTPALSKGLEFDLVVLLDPDTFGEGIEGAVDRYVAMTRATQRLVILTTP from the coding sequence ATGTCAGCTCTTGGATCACACGGTTCCGTCGAGTCGGCGGCGACGACCGCCACCAGTGCGTTCGAACTTCCCGACCACCTCTCCCCCAAGGCCGACCCGGCGCTGATCGACGGCGACGAACGGCACTTCGCGGCCGTCTCGCACTGCCTGGAGCAGACGATCGCCGAACTGTCCGACCGGCTGGAGGCCACGCGCAAGGCGCCCGGCGGCGTCGGCCGCGAGGCGATGGACCGCGACACGGAGATCCACCGCCTGACCAGCCGGCTGCGCACGTTGCGCCGCTTCGGGCTGGACCTGTGCCTGGGGCACATCGTCCCCGCCGACGGCTCCGCGCCCGTGTACATCGGACGCCTCGGCCTCACCGACAGCGCGGGCAACCGGCTGCTGCTGGACTGGCGCTCCCCCGCGGCCGAGCCCTTCTTCGCGGCGACGCACGCCGTCCCGATGGGCCTGGCGAGCCGTCGCAGGTACCGCTGGACCCGCGGGCGGATCAGCGACTACTGGGACGAGGTGTTCTCCGCGGACGGGCTCGAAGGGCGCGCCGCGCTCGACGACCAGTCCGCGTTCATCGCCAGCCTGGGCGGCAACCGGTCGGAGCGGATGCGCGACGTGCTCGCCACCATCCAGACCGACCAGGACGCCATCATCCGGGCCGGATCCCGGGGCGCCCTCGTCGTGGACGGCGGTCCGGGTACGGGCAAGACCGTCGTCGCCCTGCACCGCACCGCCCACCTGCTGTACTCCGACCCCCGGCTGGGACACCGTCGCGGCGGCGTGCTGTTCGTCGGTCCGAGCCGGCCCTACCTGGCCTACGTCTCGGACGTGCTGCCCAGCCTCGGCGAGGAGGGCGTGCAGACCTGCACCCTGCGCGACCTCGTCGACGAAGGTGCCGGCGCGGCGGTGGAGGCCGACCCGCGCGTGGCCCTCCTCAAATCGTCCGCCGACCTGGTGAAGGCGGTCGAGGCGGCGGTGCGCATCTACGAGGAGCCGCCGACCAAGGGGATGACGGTCTCCAGCCACTGGTCCGACCTCTGGCTCGGCGCCGACGACTGGGCGGCCGCGTTCGAGGCGGTGGAGCCGGGCACCCCGCACAACGAGGCGCGCGATCAGATCCTGGAAGAACTGCTCACGATCCTGATGGACCAGGACGACAGCGACGTCCCGCCCCACCTGCTCCGCCGTTCGCTGCTCCAGGACCGGGACCTGATCACCACCCTCAACCGTGCCTGGCCGATGCTCGACGCGGGCGAGCTCGTCGGAGACCTCTGGTCGGTGCCCGCCTACCTGCGCAAGTGCGCTCCGTGGCTCGGGCCCGATGACGTGGCCCTCCTCCAGCGCGCCGACGCCCAGGCCTGGACGGCGGCGGACCTGCCGTTCCTGGACGCGGCCCGGCAGCGGCTCGGCGACCCCGAGGCCTCCGTACGCAAGCGCCGGCACGAAGCCGCCGTCGCCGCCGAGCGTGCGCGCAGGTCCGAGGTCATCGACCGGTTGCTCCAGGACACCGAGATCGACGAGAGTCAGGGCGCGGTGGGGATGCTGCGGGGGCGGGACCTGCAGGACGCCCTGATCGACGGCGACGCGCTGCCCGGCGCCGAACCCGACCTGCTCGCAGGCCCGTTCGCCCACATCATCGTGGACGAGGCACAGGAACTGACCGACGCCGAATGGCAGATGCTGCTGGCCCGCTGCCCGTCGCGGAGCTTCACGATCGTCGGGGACCGCGCGCAGGCCCGGCACGGGTTCACCGAGTCGTGGCGGGAGCGGCTCGAACGGGCAGGGCTCGACCGGATCACCATGGCCTCCCTGAGCGTCAACTACCGCACCCCGGAAGAGGTCATGGCCGAGGCCGAGCCGGCCATCCGCGCCGCGCTCCCCGACGCGAACGTGCCGACCTCCGTCCGCAGCAGTGGCATCCCCGTCACGCACGGCGGCGCCGCCGACCTCGCCACGATCCTCGGCGACTGGCTCCACTCCCAGGACGACGGGGTCGCCTGCGTCATCTCCGGCTCTGCCGTCGACGACGGCGCGTTCCCCGCGAGCTCCCGGATCCGCGTACTGACGCCGGCCCTGTCGAAGGGCCTCGAATTCGACCTGGTCGTCCTCCTCGACCCGGACACCTTCGGCGAGGGCATCGAAGGCGCCGTCGACCGCTACGTCGCCATGACCCGCGCGACCCAGCGCCTGGTCATCCTCACAACCCCCTGA
- a CDS encoding helix-turn-helix domain-containing protein yields the protein MTFEAVPLHLTKPAPAHVVAVLAFDGMAPFELGVVVEVFGLARPELGDLPWYELRVCSAEPGRDLRVVGGFTLRAEHGLDVLSAADTVIIPGVSPAGGTIAPALVEALLKAHARGARLVSICSGAFALAATGLLDGCRATTHWRYARTLAERHPAVEVDADVLYVDNGDVLTSAGSAAGIDLCLYLVRADHGAAVANTVARRFVVPPHREGGQAQFIEAAIGEIGPDGADDGISRSMAWALQRLYGPLSVPALARAANMSERSFLRHFTRRNGVSPIRWVVSQRIAASLPLLESGEGTVDEVAAAVGFDSTATYRHHFTRQMRTTPTAYRKAFVRVTAVAAPLAGS from the coding sequence ATGACTTTCGAGGCCGTACCCCTTCACCTCACGAAGCCGGCACCGGCCCACGTGGTGGCCGTACTCGCCTTCGACGGAATGGCGCCCTTCGAACTGGGCGTGGTGGTCGAGGTGTTCGGCCTCGCCCGCCCCGAGCTGGGGGACCTGCCCTGGTACGAGCTGCGGGTCTGCTCGGCGGAACCCGGCCGGGACCTGCGCGTGGTGGGCGGGTTCACGCTCCGCGCCGAACACGGGCTCGACGTGCTCTCCGCCGCGGACACCGTGATCATCCCCGGAGTCTCCCCGGCGGGTGGCACCATCGCGCCGGCGCTCGTCGAGGCCCTCCTCAAGGCCCATGCGCGGGGGGCGCGCCTGGTGTCCATCTGCTCGGGCGCCTTCGCGCTCGCCGCGACCGGTCTCCTCGACGGCTGCCGGGCCACCACCCACTGGCGCTACGCCCGCACCCTCGCCGAGCGTCATCCCGCGGTCGAGGTCGACGCCGACGTCCTCTACGTCGACAACGGCGACGTACTGACCAGCGCGGGCAGCGCCGCCGGCATCGACCTCTGCCTCTACCTGGTCCGCGCCGACCACGGCGCCGCCGTCGCCAACACCGTGGCCCGGCGCTTCGTCGTCCCACCCCACCGCGAGGGCGGGCAGGCCCAGTTCATCGAGGCGGCCATCGGGGAGATAGGCCCCGACGGCGCCGACGACGGGATCTCCCGGAGCATGGCCTGGGCCCTTCAGCGGCTGTACGGCCCGCTCTCGGTCCCGGCCCTGGCCCGCGCGGCGAACATGTCGGAGCGTTCCTTCCTCCGCCACTTCACCCGTCGCAACGGTGTGAGCCCGATCCGCTGGGTGGTCTCCCAGCGGATCGCGGCGAGCCTGCCGCTGCTGGAGTCGGGCGAGGGGACGGTGGACGAGGTGGCCGCGGCGGTCGGCTTCGACTCCACCGCGACCTACCGCCACCACTTCACCCGGCAGATGCGGACGACGCCGACGGCCTACCGGAAGGCCTTCGTCAGGGTCACCGCAGTCGCCGCACCCCTGGCGGGATCTTGA
- a CDS encoding rhodanese-like domain-containing protein yields MSATLSSTVSATLATAELTSAVLSVPAAAPAVAAAHYAARLAFEADVSDVRADLLSGVPGLVVVDSRSEAAWDQGHIPGALHLPTARIAELAPSLIDPALTVVTYCWGPGCNGATRAALAFARLGYQVKEMLGGFEYWVREGFAFETAQGTDQRAIDDLTAPRSGISCAC; encoded by the coding sequence ATGTCCGCGACCCTCTCGTCCACCGTTTCCGCCACCCTCGCCACCGCTGAGCTCACCAGCGCGGTCCTCTCCGTCCCGGCCGCCGCTCCGGCCGTCGCGGCGGCCCACTACGCCGCCAGGCTCGCCTTCGAGGCGGACGTCTCGGACGTACGGGCCGACCTGCTCTCCGGTGTCCCGGGTCTGGTGGTGGTCGACTCCCGCAGCGAGGCAGCCTGGGACCAGGGCCACATTCCGGGGGCGCTGCACCTTCCCACGGCGCGGATCGCGGAGCTGGCGCCCTCGCTGATCGACCCGGCGCTGACGGTGGTCACCTACTGCTGGGGCCCCGGCTGCAACGGCGCCACGCGTGCGGCCCTCGCCTTCGCCCGGCTCGGCTACCAGGTGAAGGAAATGCTCGGCGGGTTCGAGTACTGGGTCCGCGAGGGCTTCGCCTTCGAGACGGCCCAGGGCACCGACCAGCGCGCGATCGACGATCTGACCGCCCCGCGCTCGGGCATCTCCTGCGCCTGCTGA
- a CDS encoding class I SAM-dependent methyltransferase: MSDWPEGTGRAARAGTGGTDHGGGQDPVAWSGPEGAQAFAAVEAATDWLLGYPFVFRALARWVGSGSVLVDYGCGPGKVADHAARLLGAKVLAVDTSPEMLALARGAGTAVAEFHLVTDGRAACLADGGADAVMCNHVLASLPTEEAVLAVFREIRRIMRPGGPFVLLATDPACSGTEYASLSIGDPGGQYAPGDELPVRLRRTDGSWQVMPNHAWPVDFYPALLERAGFTLLVQHRPTVEEALGLPGLVDADLAAGRTWSAERARPPLVITTALAV; this comes from the coding sequence GTGAGCGACTGGCCAGAGGGAACCGGACGAGCCGCGCGAGCCGGAACGGGCGGCACGGACCACGGCGGCGGGCAGGATCCCGTCGCCTGGTCCGGGCCGGAGGGCGCGCAGGCCTTCGCCGCCGTGGAGGCGGCCACGGACTGGCTGCTCGGCTACCCCTTCGTGTTCCGGGCCCTGGCCCGGTGGGTCGGCAGCGGATCCGTCCTGGTGGACTACGGATGCGGGCCGGGCAAGGTCGCCGACCACGCGGCCCGGCTGCTCGGAGCGAAGGTGCTGGCCGTGGACACCTCCCCCGAGATGCTCGCGCTGGCCCGCGGCGCCGGGACGGCGGTCGCCGAATTCCACCTGGTCACGGACGGGCGCGCGGCCTGCCTGGCGGACGGCGGCGCCGACGCCGTGATGTGCAACCACGTCCTGGCTTCGCTGCCCACCGAGGAAGCGGTGCTCGCGGTGTTCCGGGAGATCCGCCGGATCATGCGGCCCGGCGGCCCGTTCGTCCTGCTGGCCACCGATCCCGCGTGCAGCGGGACGGAGTACGCCTCGCTGAGCATCGGTGACCCGGGTGGGCAGTACGCCCCGGGCGACGAGCTGCCCGTACGGCTCCGGCGCACGGACGGCAGCTGGCAGGTGATGCCCAACCACGCGTGGCCCGTGGACTTCTACCCGGCCCTGCTGGAGCGGGCCGGATTCACCCTCCTCGTCCAGCACCGCCCGACGGTGGAGGAGGCCCTGGGCCTCCCCGGCCTCGTCGACGCGGACCTCGCCGCCGGCCGCACCTGGTCGGCGGAGCGGGCCAGGCCTCCCCTGGTGATCACGACGGCGCTGGCGGTCTGA
- a CDS encoding ArsR/SmtB family transcription factor, translating into MSGDLPGAEEAVDHVLVALADPTRRKLLGLLAAHGEVSATTLAEGLPVSRQAVVKHLAVLDAAGLVSGSRAGREVRYTVRPAALDATARWMATLAADWDRRLAAVKRIAEAAERDAGQAPTAR; encoded by the coding sequence GTGAGCGGGGACCTCCCCGGCGCCGAAGAGGCGGTCGACCACGTCCTCGTCGCGCTGGCCGACCCGACCCGGCGCAAGCTGCTCGGCCTGCTCGCCGCTCACGGCGAGGTCAGCGCGACCACCCTGGCCGAGGGGCTGCCCGTCTCCCGGCAGGCGGTGGTCAAGCACCTCGCCGTCCTGGACGCCGCCGGGCTGGTCTCCGGCAGCCGGGCCGGACGCGAGGTCCGCTACACCGTGCGGCCCGCGGCCCTGGACGCGACGGCCAGGTGGATGGCCACCCTCGCGGCCGACTGGGACCGACGGCTGGCGGCCGTCAAACGGATCGCCGAGGCGGCGGAACGGGATGCGGGCCAGGCCCCCACGGCCCGATAG
- a CDS encoding SRPBCC domain-containing protein — MNADRIERDTLIEAPLERVWSLVAEPGFWVADEGSLAGMVAREGESVVAKNSEYGEFPVRVEKVEPPTYLAYRWASAFPGQELREDNSTLVEFTLSREGGKTRLRVVESGFAALAGSEELRDKALKDNTGGWPQVLDAFRKRAEQPVA; from the coding sequence ATGAACGCGGACCGGATCGAACGCGACACCCTGATCGAGGCGCCCCTGGAGCGGGTCTGGTCCCTGGTGGCCGAGCCGGGCTTCTGGGTGGCCGACGAGGGGAGCCTGGCCGGCATGGTGGCCAGGGAAGGGGAGTCGGTCGTGGCGAAGAACAGCGAGTACGGCGAGTTCCCGGTACGGGTGGAGAAGGTCGAGCCGCCCACCTACCTGGCGTACCGGTGGGCCAGCGCCTTCCCCGGGCAGGAGCTGCGCGAGGACAACAGCACCCTGGTGGAGTTCACGCTGAGCCGCGAGGGGGGCAAGACGCGGCTGCGCGTCGTGGAGAGCGGGTTCGCGGCACTGGCCGGCTCCGAGGAACTGCGCGACAAGGCGCTGAAGGACAACACCGGCGGCTGGCCGCAGGTGCTCGACGCCTTCAGGAAGCGCGCCGAACAACCGGTCGCGTGA
- a CDS encoding iron chaperone — MVQSRAEDVDAYLAEVPEERREALTRLRELCRTELRGFTEVMAYGMPAYEREGVGEIAFASQKQYVSFYLMRDDVREAFEERLAGHDMGKVCLRFRRPEKIDFPLLKDLLRATAAGPGKVS, encoded by the coding sequence ATGGTGCAGAGCCGGGCGGAAGACGTGGACGCATACCTCGCCGAGGTCCCCGAGGAGCGCAGGGAGGCACTGACCCGGCTGCGCGAACTGTGCCGGACCGAGCTGCGCGGATTCACCGAGGTGATGGCGTACGGGATGCCCGCGTACGAGCGGGAGGGCGTCGGGGAGATCGCCTTCGCGAGCCAGAAGCAGTACGTCTCCTTCTACCTGATGCGCGACGACGTCCGCGAGGCCTTCGAGGAGCGGCTCGCGGGCCATGACATGGGCAAGGTCTGCCTGCGCTTCCGCAGGCCGGAGAAGATCGACTTCCCCCTCCTGAAGGACCTGCTGCGGGCCACGGCGGCCGGTCCCGGGAAGGTCTCCTGA
- a CDS encoding NAD(P)/FAD-dependent oxidoreductase, translating to MAENTRVIVIGGGYAGVMAANRLKQREDVTVTLVNPRAVFVERIRLHQLAGGTHEAVVAYDKVLAEGVALLVDSVERIDTAERGVTLASGGRLAYDYLVYAVGSGSADPTVPGAAEFAHPIATLEDAQRLRPVLDAAPRTAAVTVVGAGPTGIETAAELAEQGRAVTLVCGGVLGPYLHARGRRSVARRLTALGVRVLEGPDTKVTAVTRDAVRLADGREPAGAVTIWTAGFGVPDLAARSGLRTDALGRLLTDETLTSVDDGRVFAAGDSAAPSGLAPRMSCQAATPMGARVADTVLSRIEGEQPETLNSVFAGQCISLGRDAGIFQFAHKNDTALWFHIGGRTGAKLKEVVCKGTVKHLAAEAGKPGSYGLHRVSGGDARGRRLEAEQGGARAAADQTA from the coding sequence ATGGCTGAGAACACCCGCGTGATCGTGATCGGCGGCGGATACGCCGGAGTGATGGCCGCCAACCGCCTGAAGCAGCGCGAGGACGTCACGGTGACCCTGGTCAATCCGCGTGCGGTCTTCGTGGAGCGGATCCGCCTGCACCAGCTGGCGGGCGGAACCCACGAGGCCGTGGTCGCGTACGACAAGGTCCTGGCCGAGGGGGTGGCCCTGCTCGTCGACTCCGTCGAACGCATCGACACCGCCGAGCGCGGCGTGACGCTGGCCTCGGGTGGCCGGCTCGCCTACGACTACCTCGTCTACGCGGTCGGCAGCGGCAGCGCGGACCCGACCGTGCCGGGCGCGGCCGAGTTCGCCCACCCGATCGCCACCCTGGAGGACGCGCAGCGGCTGCGGCCGGTCCTCGACGCCGCGCCCCGGACGGCCGCGGTGACGGTGGTCGGCGCCGGTCCGACCGGCATCGAGACCGCCGCCGAACTGGCCGAGCAGGGCCGGGCCGTGACCCTGGTCTGCGGCGGGGTCCTCGGCCCGTACCTCCACGCCCGCGGGCGGCGCTCCGTGGCCCGGCGGCTGACGGCGCTCGGGGTGCGCGTGCTCGAGGGCCCGGACACCAAGGTGACGGCCGTGACGCGCGACGCCGTCCGGCTCGCGGACGGCCGCGAACCGGCGGGCGCGGTGACCATCTGGACCGCCGGTTTCGGCGTCCCGGACCTGGCCGCGCGCAGCGGGCTGCGCACCGACGCCCTGGGCCGCCTGCTCACGGACGAGACGTTGACCAGCGTGGACGACGGGCGCGTCTTCGCGGCCGGGGACTCGGCGGCGCCTTCGGGCCTGGCTCCGCGGATGAGCTGCCAGGCCGCGACGCCGATGGGCGCGCGGGTCGCCGACACGGTGCTGAGCCGGATCGAGGGCGAACAGCCGGAGACCCTCAACTCGGTGTTCGCCGGCCAGTGCATCAGCCTGGGCCGAGACGCCGGCATCTTCCAGTTCGCCCACAAGAACGACACCGCGCTGTGGTTCCACATCGGCGGCCGGACCGGCGCGAAGCTCAAGGAAGTCGTGTGCAAGGGCACCGTCAAGCACCTGGCCGCGGAGGCCGGCAAGCCGGGTTCGTACGGCTTGCACCGCGTGTCCGGCGGCGACGCCCGCGGCCGGCGCCTGGAGGCCGAGCAGGGCGGGGCCAGGGCCGCCGCCGATCAGACCGCTTGA
- a CDS encoding RNA polymerase sigma-70 factor yields the protein MDTPVQGPDQATETFVAHRNLLFTVAYEMLGSAADAEDVLQETWLRWAGVDLGTVTDQRAYLVRITTRQALNRLRTMSRRKEAYVGQWLPEPLLTAPDVAEDVELAESMSMAMMLVLETLGPTERAVFVLREVFGLDYEEIAAAVDKTPAAVRQIAHRSRKHVDARRPRRTVSARETRAAVESFRRAFETGDLQGLLDVLAPEVVYMGDGGGIKHAALRPIVGAVSVARVFAGMSGKAAKGGISFSFAPTMVNGTPALAVHIDGEFDGVIAFHVQDTRITGLYFVRNPEKLSHVVTETTPTLR from the coding sequence ATGGACACCCCAGTGCAGGGGCCTGATCAGGCGACCGAGACCTTCGTCGCGCACCGCAACCTGCTCTTCACCGTCGCCTACGAGATGCTCGGCTCGGCGGCCGACGCCGAGGACGTGCTGCAGGAGACCTGGCTGCGCTGGGCGGGCGTCGATCTCGGCACGGTCACCGATCAGCGCGCCTACCTGGTGCGCATCACCACCCGCCAGGCGCTGAACCGGCTGCGCACCATGAGCCGCCGCAAGGAGGCCTACGTCGGCCAGTGGCTGCCGGAGCCGCTGCTCACCGCGCCGGACGTGGCCGAGGACGTGGAACTGGCCGAGAGCATGTCCATGGCGATGATGCTGGTCCTGGAGACGCTCGGGCCGACCGAGCGGGCCGTCTTCGTGCTCCGCGAGGTGTTCGGCCTCGACTACGAGGAGATCGCGGCCGCCGTCGACAAGACGCCGGCGGCCGTCCGGCAGATCGCGCACCGGTCCCGCAAGCACGTCGACGCGCGCCGCCCCCGCCGGACGGTTTCCGCGAGAGAGACCCGGGCGGCCGTGGAATCGTTCCGGCGGGCGTTCGAAACCGGGGACCTGCAGGGTCTCCTCGACGTGCTCGCCCCCGAGGTCGTCTACATGGGCGACGGCGGCGGCATCAAGCACGCCGCACTGCGGCCGATCGTCGGCGCCGTCAGCGTGGCCCGCGTCTTCGCCGGCATGTCGGGCAAGGCCGCCAAGGGCGGCATCTCGTTCTCCTTCGCCCCCACCATGGTCAACGGCACCCCGGCCCTGGCCGTCCACATCGACGGGGAGTTCGACGGAGTCATCGCCTTCCACGTCCAGGACACCCGCATCACCGGCCTCTACTTCGTCCGCAACCCGGAGAAGCTGTCCCACGTCGTGACCGAGACCACGCCCACCCTGCGGTGA
- a CDS encoding VOC family protein — protein MLGTDYRTGSPNWIDLGSPDIPRAAAFYRAVFGWEFHLLGPETGGYGFFQADGKTVAAVGQLDPGATSAWTVYFRTDDAEATTRGVRGGGGTVRVEPMDVMGEGWLAQFTDQQGAEFAIWKPGRTPGLELTSVDNALCWVELHVPDPMAALAFYGALFGTRSREMEAPGMTYQVLSTAAGDQEDGSFGGVAPLMEGETDARWVPYFAVADVDAVVSTARTAGGTVLMPGADVPDVGRIAWLADPSGAVFALLKAAPRAE, from the coding sequence ATGCTCGGTACCGACTACCGCACCGGCTCGCCCAACTGGATCGACCTCGGGAGCCCGGACATCCCCCGGGCCGCGGCCTTCTACCGGGCCGTCTTCGGCTGGGAGTTCCACCTGCTCGGGCCCGAGACCGGCGGGTACGGGTTCTTCCAGGCGGACGGGAAGACCGTCGCCGCGGTCGGGCAGCTCGACCCGGGTGCGACCTCCGCGTGGACCGTGTACTTCCGGACCGACGACGCGGAGGCCACCACCCGCGGCGTGCGCGGCGGCGGCGGCACCGTCCGCGTCGAGCCGATGGACGTCATGGGGGAGGGGTGGCTCGCGCAGTTCACCGACCAGCAGGGCGCCGAATTCGCCATCTGGAAGCCGGGCCGGACACCGGGACTGGAGCTGACCTCCGTCGACAACGCGCTGTGCTGGGTCGAACTGCACGTGCCGGACCCGATGGCGGCGCTGGCCTTCTACGGAGCCCTCTTCGGGACGCGCTCCCGGGAGATGGAGGCGCCCGGGATGACCTACCAGGTGCTCAGCACCGCCGCCGGGGACCAGGAGGACGGCTCCTTCGGCGGGGTGGCACCGCTGATGGAGGGGGAGACGGACGCCCGCTGGGTGCCGTACTTCGCGGTCGCGGACGTGGACGCCGTGGTGAGCACCGCACGGACCGCCGGCGGCACGGTGCTGATGCCGGGCGCGGACGTGCCCGACGTCGGGCGGATCGCCTGGCTGGCGGACCCGAGCGGGGCGGTCTTCGCCCTGCTCAAGGCCGCGCCGCGGGCGGAGTGA
- a CDS encoding TMEM165/GDT1 family protein, which produces MTLDPVAIFTAFGLIFLAELPDKTMFASLAMGTRMRPLYVWFGTSTAFLVHVTIAVGAGSLIGMLPNMAVKLTSAALFAFGAVVMMRSGADDDEADSAAKAVTGFWPVFTTAFMAVFIGEWGDLTQITTANLAATNGWLPTAIGSAAALMSVSALALIVGRFIAKRVPLKTVQRFGALCMAVLAVWTLVEAFTG; this is translated from the coding sequence ATGACTCTCGACCCCGTGGCGATCTTCACCGCCTTCGGTCTGATCTTCCTCGCCGAGCTCCCCGACAAGACCATGTTCGCCTCACTGGCCATGGGCACCCGGATGCGGCCCCTGTACGTGTGGTTCGGCACCTCCACCGCGTTCCTCGTGCACGTGACCATCGCGGTCGGCGCCGGAAGCCTGATCGGCATGCTGCCGAACATGGCCGTCAAGCTCACCTCCGCCGCCCTGTTCGCCTTCGGCGCCGTCGTCATGATGCGCTCCGGCGCGGACGACGACGAGGCGGACTCGGCGGCCAAGGCCGTCACCGGTTTCTGGCCCGTCTTCACCACGGCGTTCATGGCCGTCTTCATCGGCGAATGGGGTGACCTGACGCAGATCACCACCGCCAACCTCGCCGCCACCAACGGCTGGCTGCCCACCGCCATCGGTTCCGCCGCGGCCCTCATGTCGGTCTCCGCCCTCGCCCTGATCGTGGGCCGGTTCATCGCCAAGCGGGTCCCCCTCAAGACCGTCCAGCGCTTCGGCGCCCTGTGCATGGCCGTGCTGGCCGTATGGACGCTCGTCGAAGCCTTCACCGGCTGA
- a CDS encoding cytochrome P450, with the protein MLPTGEIDLLEDTWAREVPHAQFTRLRREDPVHWHEVPGRHAGFYAVTRHADVKAVSRDPELWSTELGSFMIRDQNPESLETLRLVLLGMDAPRHSRYRSLVSAGFTPRVVRRLAARIQERAVTLVERAVTPGRDMDFVAEVAAWLPIQTICEMVGVPEGDERLIFEWSNRMAGSQDPELSAGKHDSDLAAAEIYAYCDALADERRARPREDILSTLVHAEVDGDRLSLDEINMFFVLLCVAGNETTRNLLSGALIALIDHPAARAELAAAPGDEALWTTATEEFLRWGGSIHNFRRTATRDTVLHGRPVAEGQKVVTYYTSANRDEEVFADPFAFDIRRTPNEHLTFGGGGPHFCLGAGLARTQIKALVRELLRRHPEVSLTGEVRRLRSDFINGVKYLPVRFG; encoded by the coding sequence GTGCTGCCCACCGGCGAGATAGACCTCCTTGAGGACACCTGGGCCCGTGAGGTCCCGCACGCCCAGTTCACCCGGCTGCGCCGGGAGGACCCGGTCCACTGGCACGAGGTGCCGGGCCGGCACGCCGGCTTCTACGCCGTCACCCGCCACGCCGACGTCAAGGCCGTCAGCCGCGACCCCGAGCTCTGGTCCACCGAACTCGGCTCGTTCATGATCCGCGACCAGAACCCCGAGTCCCTGGAGACCCTGCGCCTGGTCCTGCTGGGCATGGACGCCCCGCGCCACTCCCGGTACCGCTCGCTGGTCAGCGCGGGCTTCACGCCCCGCGTCGTACGCAGGCTCGCGGCCCGGATCCAGGAGCGGGCGGTCACCCTGGTGGAGCGCGCGGTCACCCCGGGCCGGGACATGGACTTCGTCGCGGAGGTCGCCGCGTGGCTGCCGATCCAGACGATCTGCGAGATGGTCGGCGTGCCCGAGGGGGACGAGCGGCTGATCTTCGAGTGGAGCAACCGGATGGCGGGCTCCCAGGACCCCGAGCTCTCGGCCGGTAAGCACGACAGTGATCTCGCGGCCGCCGAGATCTACGCCTACTGCGACGCGCTGGCCGACGAGCGGCGGGCCCGCCCCCGGGAGGACATCCTCTCGACGCTGGTGCACGCCGAGGTCGACGGGGACCGGCTGTCCTTGGACGAGATCAACATGTTCTTCGTCCTGCTCTGCGTCGCGGGCAACGAGACCACCCGCAACCTGCTCTCCGGGGCCCTGATCGCCCTGATCGACCACCCCGCGGCGCGTGCCGAACTGGCCGCGGCCCCCGGGGACGAGGCCCTGTGGACCACCGCGACGGAGGAGTTCCTGCGCTGGGGCGGCTCGATCCACAACTTCCGGCGCACCGCCACCCGTGACACCGTCCTGCACGGGCGGCCCGTCGCCGAGGGGCAGAAGGTGGTCACGTACTACACCTCCGCCAACCGCGATGAGGAGGTCTTCGCCGACCCCTTCGCCTTCGACATCCGCCGCACCCCGAACGAGCACCTCACCTTCGGGGGCGGCGGCCCCCATTTCTGCCTGGGAGCCGGCCTCGCCCGCACCCAGATCAAGGCCCTGGTCCGGGAGCTCCTGCGCCGCCATCCGGAGGTGTCCCTCACGGGGGAGGTACGCCGCCTGCGCTCGGACTTCATCAACGGGGTCAAGTACCTCCCCGTCCGTTTCGGCTAG